The following are encoded together in the Vigna unguiculata cultivar IT97K-499-35 chromosome 2, ASM411807v1, whole genome shotgun sequence genome:
- the LOC114174564 gene encoding transcription factor MYB106-like, whose translation MGRVPCCEKVGLKKGPWTPEEDKKLLDYVRKHGHGNWRSVPAIAGLQRCGKSCRLRWINYLKPDIKRGNFSAEEDYTIIQLHALLGNKWSIIAAHLPQRTDNEIKNYWNTNIKKRLIRMGLDPLTHKTIKPNKFEASGGGHDQFKDTINICHVAQWEGARLEAEARGSMVQVGSGSSRSSGLILSRIPTQPCLSSHSVSTENNKTYNMYALVLATNHDFQSSVSTLSIPMLPAVSNIPQITNIESSVSYKCHNNVMGASSHVQKEMEGCVSNFEDDDIMVAVEAFRAARSESIEDLFNEPTSI comes from the exons ATGGGAAGGGTGCCATGCTGTGAGAAGGTAGGATTGAAGAAAGGACCATGGACACCAGAAGAAGACAAGAAGCTCCTCGACTACGTTCGAAAGCATGGCCACGGTAACTGGCGTTCAGTGCCTGCCATAGCGG GTCTTCAAAGATGTGGAAAGAGTTGCAGATTGAGGTGGATTAACTATCTCAAACCTGACATCAAACGAGGAAACTTCAGCGCCGAGGAAGACTACACCATTATTCAActtcatgctcttcttggaaaCAA ATGGTCAATCATAGCAGCTCACCTGCCCCAAAGAACAGACAATGAGATAAAGAACTATTGGAATACCAACATCAAGAAAAGACTCATCAGAATGGGGTTAGATCCCCTAACCCACAAAACAATAAAACCCAACAAGTTTGAAGCCTCTGGCGGTGGCCATGACCAGTTCAAAGACACCATCAACATCTGCCACGTGGCTCAATGGGAGGGTGCTCGACTTGAAGCTGAAGCCAGAGGATCTATGGTGCAAGTTGGATCGGGATCCTCGCGTTCCTCTGGGCTAATTTTAAGCAGGATTCCAACTCAACCTTGTCTTTCATCACATTCAGTGTCAACCGAAAACAACAAAACGTATAACATGTATGCCCTCGTGCTTGCCACAAATCATGATTTTCAGTCATCAGTATCCACTTTGAGCATTCCCATGCTTCCTGCAGTTTCTAATATTCCACAAATCACGAACATAGAAAGTTCAGTTTCATATAAGTGTCATAATAATGTCATGGGAGCTAGTAGCCACGTtcaaaaggaaatggaaggttGTGTATCAAATTTTGAAGATGATGACATTATGGTGGCTGTGGAAGCATTTAGAGCAGCAAGGTCTGAGAGTATCGAAGATCTGTTTAATGAACCCACTTCCATTTAG